A genomic region of Roseateles amylovorans contains the following coding sequences:
- a CDS encoding helix-turn-helix transcriptional regulator: MNLLSSLPPPELVADRQDAVPPDWLLDRLLAERLLEALWTARQPTTPAQFFVWSQSRMQPMLPHQLLVCVSESAPSARLSAQVFHLRPVPQALVSQLESPEHGLWLQLMRRWLPGRRALFIDLLGEAPAGVFQTLLDAGFRSVMVHGVPGPGERPEALFLLAGDGWPIDQVQQFELLVPAMHAAWRRARWSSRSPLAPQRMLDLVTPREQQIVEGMRAGLSNEGIAIQLGISMFTVKNHVRKILRKLGASNRAQAVAIAMTRREISEG, from the coding sequence ATGAACCTGCTGTCCTCATTGCCGCCGCCGGAACTCGTCGCAGATCGCCAGGACGCGGTGCCGCCGGACTGGCTGCTCGATCGCCTGTTGGCCGAGCGGCTGCTGGAGGCCTTGTGGACCGCTCGCCAACCGACCACGCCGGCGCAGTTCTTCGTTTGGAGCCAGAGCCGGATGCAACCGATGCTGCCGCATCAGTTGCTCGTGTGTGTGTCGGAAAGCGCGCCGTCGGCGCGGCTGTCGGCGCAGGTGTTTCATCTTCGGCCGGTACCGCAGGCCTTGGTGTCGCAACTCGAATCGCCGGAACATGGCTTGTGGCTGCAACTGATGCGCCGCTGGCTGCCGGGGCGTCGGGCGTTGTTCATCGACTTGCTGGGGGAGGCGCCTGCCGGCGTGTTCCAGACCCTGTTGGACGCGGGCTTTCGGTCGGTGATGGTGCACGGCGTGCCCGGACCGGGCGAGCGCCCCGAAGCGCTGTTCCTGCTCGCCGGCGATGGCTGGCCGATCGACCAGGTTCAGCAGTTCGAGCTGCTGGTGCCGGCGATGCATGCGGCCTGGCGACGGGCACGATGGTCCTCGCGCAGTCCGCTGGCGCCACAGCGGATGCTGGACCTGGTCACGCCTCGCGAGCAGCAGATCGTGGAGGGCATGCGGGCGGGGTTGAGCAACGAGGGGATTGCGATCCAGCTGGGGATCAGCATGTTCACGGTGAAGAACCATGTGCGCAAGATCCTGCGCAAGCTCGGTGCCAGCAACCGCGCTCAGGCGGTGGCCATCGCGATGACCCGGCGGGAGATCAGCGAGGGCTAG
- a CDS encoding class 1 fructose-bisphosphatase gives MSQRVSLTQYLVEQQRLHGHIPSQLRLLIEVVARACKRIAISVNKGALGDVLGTAGSENVQGEVQKKLDIIANEVLIEANEWGGHLAAMASEEMESIHLVPNRFPQGEYLLMFDPLDGSSNIDVNVSIGTIFSVLKKPEGSKGVSEDDFLQAGSAQAAAGYCVYGPQTTLVLTVGDGVAMFTLDREQGSWVLTADDVKIPEETKEFAINMSNMRHWDEPVKRYIDECLAGEDGPRGKNFNMRWIASMVADVHRILTRGGVFLYPWDKREPKKAGKLRLMYEANPMAFLVEQAGGAATNARERILDLQPTQLHERVSVVLGSKKEVERITAYHLEAKP, from the coding sequence ATGAGTCAACGCGTCAGCCTGACCCAGTACCTGGTCGAGCAGCAGCGCCTGCATGGCCACATCCCGTCGCAGCTGCGGCTGCTGATCGAAGTGGTCGCCCGCGCCTGCAAGCGCATTGCCATCAGCGTCAACAAGGGCGCTCTCGGTGATGTGCTGGGCACGGCGGGATCGGAAAACGTGCAGGGCGAGGTCCAGAAGAAGCTGGACATCATTGCCAATGAAGTCCTGATCGAGGCCAACGAATGGGGTGGCCATCTGGCCGCGATGGCGTCCGAGGAGATGGAGAGCATCCATCTGGTGCCCAATCGCTTCCCGCAGGGCGAGTACTTGCTGATGTTCGATCCGCTGGACGGCTCCAGCAACATCGATGTGAATGTCTCGATCGGCACCATCTTCTCGGTGCTGAAGAAGCCCGAGGGCAGCAAGGGCGTCAGCGAGGACGACTTCCTGCAGGCCGGCTCGGCACAGGCGGCTGCGGGCTATTGCGTCTACGGGCCGCAAACCACCCTGGTGCTCACCGTGGGCGACGGCGTGGCCATGTTCACCCTGGACCGCGAGCAAGGCTCCTGGGTACTGACCGCCGACGATGTGAAGATCCCGGAAGAGACCAAGGAATTCGCGATCAACATGTCCAACATGCGCCACTGGGACGAGCCGGTGAAGCGCTACATCGACGAATGCCTGGCCGGCGAAGACGGTCCGCGCGGCAAGAACTTCAACATGCGCTGGATTGCGTCGATGGTCGCGGATGTGCATCGCATCCTGACCCGTGGCGGTGTGTTCCTCTACCCCTGGGACAAGCGCGAACCGAAGAAGGCCGGCAAGCTGCGGCTGATGTACGAAGCCAATCCGATGGCCTTCCTGGTGGAACAGGCCGGTGGTGCCGCCACCAATGCACGCGAGCGCATCCTGGACCTGCAGCCGACCCAGTTGCATGAGCGGGTGTCCGTGGTGCTGGGCTCGAAGAAAGAAGTGGAGCGGATTACCGCCTATCACCTTGAGGCGAAGCCTTGA
- a CDS encoding cold-shock protein produces the protein MSNQTQTGTVKWFDDGKGFGFITPADGSKDLFAHHSEIRNNGGFRTLAEGARVEYEVKEGQKGLQAANIRAL, from the coding sequence ATGTCCAATCAAACGCAAACCGGTACCGTGAAGTGGTTCGACGACGGCAAGGGCTTCGGCTTCATCACGCCGGCTGACGGCTCCAAGGACCTGTTCGCCCACCACTCGGAAATCCGCAACAACGGCGGCTTCCGTACCCTGGCCGAAGGCGCCCGCGTCGAGTACGAGGTCAAGGAAGGCCAAAAGGGCCTGCAGGCCGCCAACATTCGCGCGCTGTAA
- the infA gene encoding translation initiation factor IF-1: protein MAKEELIEMNGVVEEVLPDSRFAVVLENGHRLIAYASGKMRKHFIRILAGDNVSLELSPYDLSKGRITFRHIQRGAGGGAPRPTPHRR, encoded by the coding sequence GTGGCAAAGGAAGAACTCATTGAAATGAACGGGGTGGTGGAGGAAGTGCTGCCCGACTCCCGTTTCGCTGTTGTGCTTGAGAACGGCCATCGCCTGATCGCCTACGCCTCCGGCAAGATGCGCAAGCATTTCATCCGCATCCTGGCTGGCGACAATGTGTCGCTCGAGCTGTCGCCTTACGACCTCAGCAAGGGTCGCATCACCTTCCGGCACATCCAACGTGGTGCTGGTGGCGGTGCCCCCCGGCCGACGCCGCATCGGCGTTGA
- a CDS encoding VanZ family protein, whose amino-acid sequence MIDHLLFNPQWRLAWRVLFLALVTVISWLAFSPHPPQGADLGWDKANHFAAFGTLAVVGLQCLRPSGNRRWAVLTGLLAYGILIEWVQSHVPGRDADARDVVADMIGAALGVGVHLLLTRLAGRRRSAQASPR is encoded by the coding sequence GTGATCGATCATCTCCTGTTCAATCCCCAATGGCGCCTGGCTTGGCGTGTGCTGTTCCTGGCGCTGGTGACTGTCATCAGCTGGCTGGCGTTCAGTCCCCACCCGCCCCAGGGCGCCGACCTGGGATGGGACAAGGCGAACCATTTCGCCGCCTTCGGCACCTTGGCGGTCGTTGGTCTGCAGTGTCTGCGTCCGAGCGGGAACCGCCGTTGGGCGGTGCTGACCGGACTGTTGGCCTACGGCATCCTGATCGAATGGGTCCAGTCCCATGTGCCCGGCCGGGATGCCGATGCGCGCGACGTGGTCGCCGACATGATCGGCGCGGCCCTTGGCGTTGGCGTGCACCTGCTCCTCACCCGTTTGGCGGGACGGCGACGCAGCGCCCAGGCTAGCCCTCGCTGA
- a CDS encoding siderophore-interacting protein, whose protein sequence is MAAPGDGPAPSHRAPAADPLSAVSRVKRVRHEIKRRELTVMRVESITPHFRRITLSGESLNDFISASFDDHIKLIFSADGETPVMRDYTPRRYDTSSRELVIEFAQHGDGPAAHWAAQAQPGQSLTVAGPRGSFIIPTDYDWHLLIGDETALPAVARRLEELPAGVRALVVLNVPASDRRPLETHAHVDLRWVDGDEALRSAIGDLTLPPGEGYAWCAGEASTVAAVRRMLVEDKGHDRHAIRASAYWKRGASNHHEALE, encoded by the coding sequence ATGGCCGCTCCCGGCGACGGGCCAGCCCCCTCCCACCGCGCGCCGGCCGCCGATCCACTCAGCGCGGTCAGCCGGGTGAAGCGGGTTCGTCACGAGATCAAACGACGCGAGCTCACCGTGATGCGCGTCGAATCGATCACGCCGCACTTTCGTCGCATCACGCTGAGCGGCGAATCGCTGAACGACTTCATCAGTGCCTCGTTCGATGACCACATCAAGCTGATCTTCAGCGCAGACGGTGAGACTCCGGTCATGCGCGACTACACGCCTCGCCGATACGACACGTCATCCCGTGAACTGGTGATCGAATTCGCCCAGCACGGTGACGGGCCCGCAGCCCACTGGGCGGCACAGGCGCAGCCCGGCCAATCGCTCACCGTGGCGGGACCTCGCGGCTCCTTCATCATCCCGACGGACTACGACTGGCATCTACTCATCGGCGACGAGACGGCATTGCCTGCCGTGGCGCGCCGACTGGAGGAACTGCCCGCCGGCGTTCGCGCGCTCGTCGTGCTCAATGTCCCAGCCAGTGACCGTCGGCCATTGGAGACGCATGCCCATGTCGACCTGCGGTGGGTCGATGGCGATGAGGCCCTGCGCTCGGCCATTGGCGACCTCACGCTGCCGCCCGGCGAAGGCTATGCCTGGTGTGCGGGTGAGGCGTCGACCGTGGCGGCCGTGCGTCGAATGCTGGTGGAGGACAAGGGCCACGACCGGCACGCCATCCGCGCCTCGGCCTACTGGAAGCGCGGGGCGAGCAACCACCACGAAGCTCTTGAATAA
- a CDS encoding MarR family winged helix-turn-helix transcriptional regulator — protein MLELIHTVMHQYRARQYRVLKDGPHDITHMDGKVLGFFARHPGATQSDLAQHSGRDKAQLARLIKGLREQGLLEAEADEADRRHVRLRLSAQGDAVNQALRRQAKQLSALAVEGLDAQEQEMLLKLLQRVRFNLDLG, from the coding sequence GTGCTGGAGCTGATCCACACCGTCATGCATCAGTACCGTGCGCGGCAGTACCGGGTGCTCAAGGATGGGCCGCACGACATCACCCACATGGACGGCAAGGTGCTGGGATTCTTCGCGCGCCACCCAGGCGCCACGCAAAGCGATCTTGCCCAGCACAGCGGGCGCGACAAGGCGCAGCTGGCGCGGCTGATCAAGGGGCTGAGAGAGCAAGGTTTGCTGGAGGCGGAGGCCGATGAAGCGGACCGCCGCCACGTCCGGTTGCGGCTGAGCGCGCAAGGCGATGCAGTGAATCAGGCGTTGCGGCGGCAGGCGAAGCAGCTCTCGGCGTTGGCGGTCGAAGGGCTAGACGCTCAAGAGCAGGAGATGCTCCTGAAGCTGCTGCAGCGGGTGAGGTTCAATCTCGATCTGGGATGA